A genomic region of Pseudomonas sp. MPC6 contains the following coding sequences:
- a CDS encoding zinc-binding dehydrogenase, translated as MKALQGVEGRVEWVEEPSPTCDVGQVRIRVAAAGLNRADLLQKAGLYPPPPGASQVLGLECSGVISEVGPGSSWQVGDRVCALLAGGGMAEEVVVDGRHVLPVPDGMSLAEAAALPEVYATVWLNLFQLAALKPGEKVLLHAGASGIGSAAIQLCKAFGNPCWVSVGSAERLAYCEALGAQGGVVRNGDLDSLRDLGPFDVILDPVGGNYAELNLKVSALDGRWVLIGLMGGREAKLDLAQVLGKRVQLLGSTLRSRDDQFKADLFSDLSQQVWPLFAEGRLSAQLARTFAIKDAEAAFAELATNKVAGKLVLVIDESLT; from the coding sequence GTGAAAGCATTGCAAGGCGTGGAAGGTCGAGTGGAGTGGGTGGAAGAGCCCAGTCCTACGTGTGATGTAGGACAAGTCCGTATTCGAGTGGCGGCAGCGGGTCTCAATCGCGCCGATTTGTTGCAGAAAGCGGGTCTTTACCCACCACCGCCGGGAGCCAGTCAGGTGCTGGGTCTTGAGTGTTCGGGGGTCATCAGCGAGGTCGGTCCGGGCTCCTCCTGGCAGGTCGGTGATCGGGTCTGCGCCTTGCTGGCCGGGGGCGGGATGGCCGAAGAGGTGGTTGTCGACGGACGGCATGTATTGCCGGTTCCCGACGGAATGTCACTGGCCGAGGCGGCAGCGCTACCCGAAGTGTACGCGACCGTTTGGCTGAATTTGTTTCAATTGGCTGCGCTCAAACCCGGTGAGAAAGTTCTTCTGCACGCCGGGGCGAGTGGGATCGGTTCAGCGGCCATCCAGCTGTGCAAGGCGTTTGGCAACCCGTGCTGGGTCAGCGTCGGTTCCGCCGAGCGCCTGGCTTACTGCGAAGCGCTGGGCGCGCAGGGCGGCGTGGTGCGTAACGGCGATCTGGACAGCTTGAGGGATCTGGGGCCGTTCGACGTGATCCTGGATCCGGTCGGGGGCAACTACGCCGAGCTGAATCTGAAGGTATCGGCCCTGGATGGCCGTTGGGTATTGATTGGGCTGATGGGGGGGCGGGAGGCCAAGCTGGATCTGGCGCAGGTATTGGGCAAGCGCGTGCAATTATTGGGCTCGACCCTGCGCAGTCGCGACGATCAGTTCAAAGCGGACTTGTTCAGTGATCTGAGCCAGCAGGTCTGGCCGTTGTTTGCCGAAGGGCGTTTGAGTGCGCAGTTGGCCAGGACATTCGCGATCAAGGATGCCGAAGCGGCGTTCGCGGAGCTGGCTACCAATAAGGTGGCGGGGAAGTTGGTGTTGGTGATCGACGAAAGCCTCACCTGA
- a CDS encoding HAD family hydrolase, whose product MALAIFDLDETLIHGDCATLWSEQMGRLGWVDPESFMRRNNELMDAYSHGKLHMEEYMTFSLEPMIGRTPQEVEHLVGPWVEDFIEPIIFSDATKAIAAHRKAGDRILVISASGTHLVGPIAERLGIDEILAIELEVTHGVYSGKTLGTLTYREGKITRLLEWLDAEEENLEGASFYSDSRNDLPLLLKVDFPHVVNPDPVLLEHAEKAGWPIHTWK is encoded by the coding sequence ATGGCCCTGGCAATTTTTGATCTGGACGAAACCCTGATCCATGGCGACTGCGCCACCCTCTGGAGCGAGCAAATGGGCCGCCTGGGCTGGGTCGATCCCGAATCGTTCATGCGTCGCAATAATGAACTGATGGACGCCTACAGCCACGGCAAGCTGCACATGGAGGAGTACATGACCTTCAGCCTGGAGCCGATGATCGGGCGCACGCCGCAAGAGGTCGAACACCTGGTGGGGCCCTGGGTGGAAGACTTCATCGAGCCGATCATCTTCAGCGACGCCACCAAGGCCATTGCCGCCCACCGCAAGGCCGGCGACCGGATTCTGGTGATCTCCGCTTCAGGTACGCACCTGGTCGGGCCCATTGCCGAACGACTGGGTATCGACGAAATACTCGCCATCGAGCTGGAAGTGACGCACGGGGTATATAGCGGCAAGACCCTCGGCACCCTGACCTACCGCGAAGGCAAGATCACGCGTTTGCTGGAATGGCTGGATGCCGAGGAGGAAAACCTGGAAGGCGCGAGTTTCTACTCGGACTCACGCAACGATCTGCCGCTGCTGTTAAAGGTGGACTTCCCACACGTGGTGAATCCGGATCCGGTGTTGCTCGAACACGCCGAAAAAGCCGGCTGGCCGATCCATACATGGAAGTGA
- a CDS encoding ABC transporter ATP-binding protein: MSYVSVQHLQKSYLGTTVFSDINCEISKGEFVTLLGPSGCGKSTLLRCIAGLTPVDGGKILLDDHDLVPLSPQKRGIGMVFQSYALFPNMTVQQNVAFGLRMQKVNADDSQKRVAEVLKLVELNEFAARYPHQLSGGQCQRVALARSLVTRPRLLLLDEPLSALDARIRKHLREQIRQIQRELGLTTIFVTHDQEEALTMSDRIFLMNQGKIVQSGDAETLYTAPVDVFAAGFIGNYNLLDADSATKLLQRPITHRIAIRPEAIELSLNGELDAQVRSHSLLGNVIRYRIEARGVELVVDVLNRSAADLHPDGQRLALSIDPTALCEVA, encoded by the coding sequence ATGAGCTATGTCAGCGTCCAACACCTTCAAAAGAGTTATTTGGGTACCACGGTATTCAGCGACATCAATTGTGAAATCAGCAAGGGTGAATTCGTCACCCTCCTCGGTCCGTCCGGTTGCGGCAAGTCCACGCTGCTGCGCTGCATCGCCGGGCTGACCCCGGTGGACGGCGGCAAGATCCTGCTCGATGATCACGACCTCGTTCCGCTGAGCCCGCAGAAACGCGGGATAGGCATGGTGTTCCAGAGCTACGCACTGTTCCCCAACATGACGGTGCAACAGAACGTCGCCTTCGGTCTGCGCATGCAGAAGGTCAACGCCGACGACAGCCAGAAGCGCGTCGCCGAAGTGCTGAAACTGGTGGAGCTGAACGAATTTGCCGCCCGCTATCCGCATCAGCTGTCCGGTGGCCAATGCCAGCGAGTCGCCCTGGCCCGCTCTCTGGTGACCCGTCCACGCCTGTTGCTGCTCGACGAACCGCTGTCGGCCCTCGATGCGCGAATTCGCAAGCACCTGCGCGAACAGATCCGTCAGATCCAGCGCGAACTCGGCCTGACCACCATCTTCGTCACACACGATCAGGAGGAAGCGCTGACCATGTCCGACCGCATTTTCCTGATGAATCAGGGAAAGATCGTACAGAGCGGCGATGCCGAGACGCTTTACACGGCGCCCGTCGATGTCTTTGCCGCCGGCTTCATCGGCAACTACAACCTGCTGGACGCCGACAGCGCCACAAAATTGTTGCAGCGACCCATTACCCACCGCATCGCGATTCGACCGGAAGCCATCGAGCTGAGCCTCAATGGCGAACTCGACGCGCAGGTCCGCAGCCACAGCCTGTTGGGCAATGTGATTCGCTACCGTATCGAAGCCCGGGGCGTGGAGTTGGTGGTGGATGTGCTGAATCGCTCGGCGGCCGACCTGCATCCCGATGGTCAGCGCCTGGCGCTATCCATCGATCCGACGGCGCTGTGTGAGGTGGCTTGA
- a CDS encoding ABC transporter permease, with the protein MSRAEPGAAGIYHRVVVYLLFAILLLPLLGTLIYSISSSWSATILPSGFTFKWYVQLWSDPRFLHAFGQSLLVCVGALILSVVLILPLLFVVHYHFPKLDALMNILILLPFAVPPVVSSVGLLQLYGSGPFAMVGTPWILIGCYFTVALPFMYRAITNNLQAINLRDLMDAAQLLGASTFQAAFLVVLPNLRKGLMVALLLSFSFLFGEFVFANILVGTRYETLQVYLNNMRNSSGHFTSALVISYFFFVLVLTWAANILNKDKSE; encoded by the coding sequence ATGTCTCGCGCTGAACCGGGCGCTGCCGGTATCTACCACCGGGTGGTGGTGTACCTGCTGTTCGCCATTCTATTGCTGCCACTGCTCGGGACGCTGATCTACTCGATCTCCAGCAGCTGGTCGGCCACCATTTTGCCCAGCGGCTTTACCTTCAAGTGGTACGTGCAACTGTGGAGCGACCCACGCTTTCTTCATGCCTTCGGACAATCGTTGCTGGTGTGTGTGGGTGCATTGATTCTGTCGGTGGTGCTGATTCTGCCCTTGCTGTTTGTGGTGCATTACCACTTCCCGAAACTCGATGCGCTGATGAACATCCTGATCCTGTTGCCTTTTGCGGTGCCGCCGGTGGTGTCATCGGTGGGCCTGTTGCAGCTCTACGGTTCGGGACCGTTCGCGATGGTCGGGACGCCGTGGATCCTGATCGGTTGCTATTTCACCGTGGCGCTGCCGTTCATGTACCGGGCAATCACCAACAACCTGCAGGCGATCAACCTGCGTGACCTGATGGACGCCGCCCAACTGCTCGGGGCCAGTACCTTTCAAGCGGCGTTCCTGGTGGTGCTGCCAAACCTGCGCAAGGGCTTGATGGTGGCGTTGCTGCTGTCGTTCTCGTTCCTGTTCGGCGAGTTCGTGTTTGCCAACATCCTCGTCGGCACCCGCTACGAAACCCTGCAGGTCTACCTCAACAACATGCGCAACAGCAGCGGCCACTTCACCAGCGCGCTGGTGATTTCCTATTTTTTCTTTGTGCTGGTTCTGACCTGGGCGGCCAATATCTTGAACAAGGACAAAAGCGAATGA
- a CDS encoding ABC transporter permease subunit: MTRGKWLAVLCVVPFMLFFIVFQIAPLAWVMINSLESEEFGWGLANFSKIFNSKFYLQAIQYSLEISFWSSVFGIIIAILGAYSLRRVDSKLRNFVNAFANMTSNFSGVPLAFAFIILLGFNGSFTIMLKQAGIIQDFNLYSKTGLIILYTYFQIPLGVLLLYPAFDALREDWRESAELLGANGWQYWRHIGLPVLTPALLGTFVILLANALGAYATVYALTTGNFNVLTIRIAAMVSGDISLDPNLASALAVVLVALMTLVTIVHQLLLKRSYHVSR, encoded by the coding sequence ATGACGCGTGGCAAATGGCTGGCGGTCCTGTGCGTGGTACCTTTCATGCTGTTCTTCATCGTGTTCCAGATCGCCCCGCTGGCGTGGGTCATGATCAATAGCCTGGAATCGGAAGAGTTCGGCTGGGGCCTGGCCAACTTCAGCAAAATCTTCAACTCGAAGTTCTATCTGCAGGCGATCCAGTACAGCCTGGAGATCAGTTTCTGGTCCAGCGTGTTCGGGATCATCATCGCCATACTCGGTGCCTACTCCCTGCGCCGCGTCGACTCGAAACTGCGTAATTTCGTCAACGCCTTCGCCAACATGACCAGCAACTTTTCCGGCGTGCCCCTGGCCTTCGCGTTCATCATTCTGTTGGGCTTCAACGGCAGCTTCACCATCATGCTCAAGCAGGCCGGGATCATTCAGGATTTCAACCTGTACTCGAAAACCGGGCTGATCATTCTCTACACCTACTTCCAGATTCCTCTCGGCGTCTTGCTGCTCTACCCAGCTTTCGACGCCTTGCGCGAAGACTGGCGTGAGTCCGCCGAATTGCTCGGCGCCAACGGCTGGCAGTACTGGCGGCACATCGGCTTGCCCGTGCTGACACCGGCGCTGCTGGGCACTTTCGTGATCCTGCTGGCCAACGCCCTTGGCGCCTACGCCACGGTCTACGCGCTGACCACCGGCAACTTCAACGTGCTGACGATCCGCATCGCGGCCATGGTCTCCGGTGATATTTCCCTGGATCCGAACCTGGCCAGCGCCCTGGCCGTAGTGCTGGTGGCGTTGATGACCCTGGTGACCATCGTGCATCAGCTGCTGTTGAAGAGGAGCTACCATGTCTCGCGCTGA
- a CDS encoding alkaline phosphatase family protein, giving the protein MKHNVILVVLDGLNYEVARHAMGHLQAYVGAGRAALYKLECELPALSRPLYECILTGVTPIDSGIVHNNISRLSNQRSIYHYATDAGLVTAAAAYHWLSELYNRSPFVAARDRHTDDPDLPIQHGHFYWSDHYPDSHLFADAENLRLRHAPNFLLVHPMNIDDAGHKHGLDTPQYRNSARSADIILADYLQGWLDAGYQVMVTADHGMNNDRSHNGLLPEEREVPLFVLGDAFSCDANAAPQQTEICGTVCELLGVAHDKPVCRELLK; this is encoded by the coding sequence ATGAAGCACAACGTCATCCTTGTCGTGCTCGACGGCCTCAACTACGAGGTCGCCCGTCACGCCATGGGGCACCTGCAGGCTTACGTTGGCGCAGGACGCGCGGCGCTCTACAAACTGGAGTGCGAACTGCCGGCCCTGTCCCGACCGCTTTATGAATGCATCCTGACCGGCGTGACGCCGATCGACAGCGGCATCGTCCATAACAACATCTCGCGCCTGTCCAATCAACGCAGCATCTATCACTACGCCACCGACGCCGGCCTTGTCACTGCCGCTGCGGCCTATCACTGGCTCAGCGAGCTGTATAACCGCTCGCCATTCGTCGCGGCCCGGGATCGCCATACCGACGATCCGGACCTGCCGATCCAGCACGGCCATTTCTACTGGAGCGATCATTACCCGGACTCGCACCTGTTCGCCGACGCAGAAAACCTGCGCCTGCGCCATGCGCCGAATTTTCTCCTGGTTCACCCCATGAACATCGACGACGCCGGGCACAAGCACGGCCTCGACACCCCGCAATACCGCAACAGCGCCCGCTCGGCGGACATCATCCTCGCCGACTACCTGCAAGGCTGGCTCGATGCCGGGTATCAGGTCATGGTGACCGCCGACCACGGCATGAACAATGACCGTTCCCACAACGGCCTGCTGCCCGAGGAACGCGAAGTACCGCTGTTCGTGCTCGGCGATGCCTTCAGTTGCGATGCCAACGCCGCCCCGCAACAGACTGAAATCTGCGGCACCGTCTGCGAACTGCTCGGCGTGGCTCACGACAAACCTGTCTGCCGGGAGCTGCTCAAGTGA
- a CDS encoding ABC transporter substrate-binding protein — protein sequence MNKLFLASLLGSTIAMCTAAMAADTDLKTLEAAAKAEGEVNSVGMPDNWANWKGTWDDLAKNYGLKHIDTDMSSAQELAKFKAEKDNATADIGDVGAAFGPIAVKQEVSQPYKPSTWEQIPAWAKDKDGHWALAYTGTIAFVINNKLLHGSDAPTKWADLKTGKYKVSIGDVSTSAQAANGVLAAAIANGGDEKNLQPALLMFAEIAKQGRLSMTDPVIATMEKGEIEVGVVWDFNGLSYKAKMANPDDYTVLIPSDGSVISGYTTIINKYAKHPNAAKLAREYIFSDAGQINLARGNARPIRAEHITLPDEVKAKLLPNEQYKGVTPIKDADAWEKTSKALPQKWNEEVIVEMK from the coding sequence ATGAACAAGCTTTTCCTGGCATCACTGTTAGGCTCGACCATTGCTATGTGCACTGCCGCCATGGCCGCTGATACCGACCTGAAAACCCTGGAAGCCGCGGCGAAAGCGGAAGGTGAAGTCAACAGTGTCGGCATGCCCGATAACTGGGCGAACTGGAAAGGCACCTGGGACGACCTGGCCAAGAACTATGGCCTCAAACATATCGACACCGACATGAGTTCGGCCCAGGAACTCGCCAAGTTCAAAGCCGAAAAAGACAATGCCACTGCCGACATCGGCGACGTCGGTGCCGCATTCGGTCCGATCGCGGTCAAGCAGGAAGTGTCGCAACCCTACAAGCCGAGCACCTGGGAGCAGATCCCGGCCTGGGCGAAGGATAAGGATGGGCACTGGGCCCTGGCCTACACCGGCACCATTGCCTTCGTCATCAACAACAAGCTGCTGCACGGTTCCGACGCGCCAACCAAATGGGCCGACCTCAAGACTGGCAAATACAAGGTATCCATTGGTGACGTGAGCACTTCCGCCCAAGCGGCCAACGGCGTACTGGCGGCGGCCATTGCCAACGGTGGCGACGAGAAAAACCTGCAGCCGGCCCTGTTGATGTTTGCCGAGATCGCCAAGCAAGGTCGCTTGTCGATGACCGACCCGGTTATCGCGACCATGGAGAAGGGTGAAATCGAAGTCGGCGTGGTCTGGGACTTCAATGGCCTGAGCTACAAGGCCAAGATGGCCAACCCTGATGACTACACGGTGCTGATTCCATCCGACGGCTCGGTGATTTCCGGTTACACCACCATCATCAACAAGTACGCCAAGCACCCGAACGCCGCCAAGCTGGCGCGCGAATACATCTTCAGCGATGCCGGCCAGATCAACCTGGCGCGCGGCAATGCCCGTCCGATCCGCGCCGAACATATAACACTGCCGGATGAGGTCAAGGCCAAGCTGTTGCCGAACGAGCAGTACAAGGGCGTGACGCCGATCAAGGATGCGGACGCGTGGGAGAAGACCTCCAAGGCCCTGCCGCAGAAGTGGAACGAAGAAGTCATCGTCGAGATGAAGTGA
- a CDS encoding UTRA domain-containing protein encodes MRIDTTKAVTAIGQVLQEQLDHGLLAAGSKLPAERKLSELFGTTRITVREALLQLEAQGQIYREERRGWFVSPPRLAYNLMQRSHFHAMVSAQGRVPSTEVISARLQPASAAVCAWLQLPALSSVIQICRARRIDERLVLYVEHYLNPQFFPGILQFDLNQSMTELYARHYDLHYGRVRFEIVPTALSVDAAAALRVSVGSPGLRIARVNYDQHQRLIDCDLEFWRHDAIHVGVDVV; translated from the coding sequence ATGCGCATCGATACAACCAAGGCGGTGACAGCGATCGGGCAGGTCCTGCAGGAACAGTTGGACCATGGCCTGTTGGCGGCCGGGAGCAAGTTGCCGGCCGAGCGCAAGCTCAGTGAGTTGTTCGGTACCACACGGATCACCGTGCGTGAGGCGTTGTTACAGCTGGAGGCCCAGGGCCAGATTTATCGGGAAGAGCGCCGTGGCTGGTTCGTATCGCCACCGCGCCTGGCGTACAACCTGATGCAGCGCAGTCATTTTCACGCGATGGTCAGCGCTCAGGGGCGAGTACCGTCCACCGAGGTGATTTCGGCGCGGTTGCAGCCGGCATCGGCGGCGGTCTGTGCCTGGTTGCAATTGCCGGCGTTGTCGAGTGTGATCCAGATTTGCCGGGCGCGGCGCATCGATGAACGGCTGGTTTTGTATGTCGAGCACTATCTGAATCCGCAGTTTTTCCCGGGGATTCTGCAATTTGATTTGAATCAGTCGATGACCGAGCTGTATGCCCGGCATTACGATTTGCATTATGGGCGGGTGCGTTTCGAGATTGTGCCGACGGCGCTGTCGGTGGATGCAGCGGCGGCTCTACGGGTGTCGGTGGGCAGTCCGGGGCTGCGGATTGCCCGGGTCAACTACGATCAGCATCAACGGCTGATCGATTGTGACCTGGAGTTCTGGCGGCATGATGCAATTCATGTCGGGGTTGATGTGGTCTGA
- a CDS encoding class III extradiol ring-cleavage dioxygenase, with protein MFPSLYISHGSPMLALEPGASGPALARLAAELPKPGAIIIVSAHWESNELLVSGNAQPDTWHDFGGFPQALFEVQYPAPGDPQLATEVVELLKSDGLPARIDPKRPFDHGVWVPLSLMYPQADIPVVQVSLPTRGGPALQTRVGHALASLREHGVLLIGSGSITHNLRELDWHAGPESVEPWAREFRDWMVEKLEAQDEVALHDYRRQAPNAARNHPSDEHLLPLFFARGAGGTFSVSHEGFTLGALGMDIYRFG; from the coding sequence ATGTTCCCCAGCCTGTACATATCCCACGGCTCGCCCATGTTGGCACTCGAACCGGGTGCCAGCGGGCCCGCCCTGGCACGCCTGGCCGCCGAATTGCCGAAACCCGGGGCCATCATCATTGTATCCGCGCATTGGGAAAGTAATGAGCTGCTGGTCAGCGGCAACGCACAACCCGACACCTGGCATGACTTCGGCGGATTTCCACAGGCCTTGTTCGAGGTGCAGTACCCGGCACCCGGTGACCCACAGCTGGCGACAGAGGTGGTCGAATTGCTGAAGAGCGATGGCCTGCCTGCACGCATCGACCCCAAGCGGCCGTTCGACCACGGGGTTTGGGTGCCGCTGTCATTGATGTATCCACAAGCCGATATCCCTGTGGTGCAAGTCTCGCTACCGACCCGCGGCGGCCCGGCCCTGCAGACCCGCGTCGGCCATGCCCTGGCCAGCCTGCGCGAACACGGCGTGCTGCTGATCGGGTCCGGCAGCATCACCCACAACCTGCGCGAACTGGACTGGCACGCTGGCCCGGAAAGCGTCGAACCCTGGGCCAGGGAATTTCGCGACTGGATGGTAGAGAAGCTTGAGGCGCAGGATGAAGTCGCGTTGCATGATTATCGTCGGCAAGCGCCGAACGCCGCGCGCAACCATCCAAGTGATGAACATTTGTTGCCGTTGTTCTTTGCCCGCGGCGCCGGCGGCACATTCAGCGTGAGCCACGAGGGATTCACCCTGGGTGCCCTGGGCATGGACATTTATCGCTTTGGATGA
- a CDS encoding thiopurine S-methyltransferase produces MQPEFWHKRWTSNQIGFHLPEVNPYLQRYWPQLGLEEGSRVLVPLCGKSLDLLWLAKCGHEVLGVELSEKAVEDFFHEHQFDPDVSDQGPFTVYRAGSIEIWCGDFFALTAGDVADCSALYDRAALIALPPTMREQYAEHLKRILPKDSLGLLITLDYDQAQMDGPPFAVLDDEVQKLFGTSWELKILEDQDVLGESWKFIESGVTRLEERVYRVSTR; encoded by the coding sequence ATGCAGCCGGAGTTTTGGCACAAGCGGTGGACGTCGAATCAGATCGGCTTTCATCTGCCGGAAGTGAATCCATATCTGCAACGGTACTGGCCGCAATTGGGCCTGGAAGAGGGCTCGCGCGTACTGGTGCCGTTATGCGGGAAAAGCCTGGATCTGCTGTGGCTGGCAAAATGCGGTCACGAGGTGTTGGGCGTCGAATTGTCGGAAAAAGCGGTGGAAGACTTTTTCCACGAGCATCAATTTGATCCGGACGTCAGCGACCAAGGCCCTTTCACTGTCTATCGGGCGGGCTCGATCGAGATCTGGTGTGGTGATTTCTTCGCGTTGACGGCCGGCGATGTCGCTGATTGCAGTGCGTTGTACGACCGCGCTGCATTGATTGCCTTGCCGCCGACAATGCGCGAGCAATACGCCGAGCATCTGAAGCGGATTCTGCCGAAGGATTCGCTGGGGCTGCTGATTACCCTGGATTACGACCAGGCGCAAATGGACGGGCCGCCATTTGCCGTGCTGGATGATGAAGTGCAAAAACTGTTCGGGACGTCGTGGGAATTGAAGATTCTCGAGGATCAAGACGTTCTGGGTGAGAGCTGGAAGTTTATCGAGAGCGGTGTGACGCGGCTTGAAGAGCGGGTTTACCGGGTTTCTACTCGGTAA
- the htpX gene encoding protease HtpX: MMRILLFLATNLAVVLIASITLSLFGFNGFMAANGVDLNLNQLLIFCAVFGFAGSLFSLFISKWMAKMSTSTQIITQPRTRHEQWLLQTVEQLSREAGIKMPEVGIFPAYEANAFATGWNKNDALVAVSQGLLERFSPDEVKAVLAHEIGHVANGDMVTLALIQGVVNTFVMFFARIIGNFVDKVIFKNEEGQGIAYYVATIFAELVLGILASSIVMWFSRKREFRADEAGARLAGTNAMIGALQRLRAEQGLPVHMPDTLNAFGINGGIKQGFARMFMSHPPLEDRIDALRRRG, translated from the coding sequence ATGATGCGCATCCTGCTGTTTTTGGCCACTAACCTGGCGGTCGTGCTGATTGCCAGCATCACCCTGAGCCTTTTCGGCTTCAACGGGTTCATGGCGGCCAACGGGGTTGATCTCAACCTCAATCAGCTGCTGATCTTCTGTGCGGTCTTTGGTTTCGCCGGTTCCCTGTTCTCGCTGTTCATCTCCAAGTGGATGGCGAAGATGAGCACCAGCACCCAGATCATCACCCAGCCGCGCACACGTCACGAGCAATGGCTGCTGCAAACCGTTGAGCAACTGTCCCGGGAAGCCGGGATCAAGATGCCGGAAGTCGGGATTTTCCCGGCCTACGAGGCGAACGCCTTCGCCACCGGCTGGAACAAGAACGACGCGCTGGTCGCGGTCAGCCAGGGCTTGCTCGAGCGATTTTCGCCGGATGAAGTCAAAGCCGTGCTGGCCCACGAAATCGGCCACGTGGCCAATGGCGACATGGTCACCCTGGCGCTGATCCAGGGCGTGGTGAACACCTTCGTGATGTTCTTTGCACGGATCATCGGCAACTTCGTCGACAAGGTGATCTTCAAGAACGAAGAAGGCCAAGGCATCGCCTACTACGTGGCGACCATCTTTGCCGAACTGGTCCTGGGCATCCTGGCCAGCTCCATCGTCATGTGGTTTTCGCGCAAACGGGAATTTCGTGCCGACGAAGCCGGTGCACGCCTGGCCGGCACCAATGCCATGATCGGCGCCCTGCAACGCCTGCGGGCGGAACAGGGGCTGCCGGTACACATGCCGGACACCCTGAATGCCTTCGGCATCAACGGTGGCATCAAGCAAGGGTTTGCCCGCATGTTCATGAGCCACCCGCCGCTGGAAGACCGCATCGACGCACTGCGTCGTCGGGGCTGA
- a CDS encoding pyridoxal phosphate-dependent aminotransferase codes for MQVSKSNKLANVCYDIRGPVLKHAKRLEEEGHRILKLNIGNPAPFGFEAPDEILQDVIRNLPTAQGYSDSKGLFSARKAVMQYYQQKQVEGVGIEDIYLGNGVSELIVMSMQALLNNGDEVLVPAPDYPLWTAAVSLSGGNPVHYLCDEQANWWPDLADIKAKITPNTKALVIINPNNPTGAVYSKEVLLGMLELARQHNLVVFSDEIYDKILYDDAVHICTASLAPDLLCLTFNGLSKSYRVAGFRSGWVAISGPKHHAHSYIEGIDMLANMRLCANVPSQHAIQTALGGYQSINDLVLPQGRLLEQRNRTWELLNDIPGVSCVKPMGALYAFPRIDPKVCPIHNDEKFVLDLLLSEKLLVVQGTAFNWPWPDHFRVVTLPRLDDLDMAIGRIGNFLKSYRQ; via the coding sequence ATGCAGGTCAGCAAATCGAACAAGCTCGCCAACGTCTGCTACGACATTCGCGGCCCAGTGCTCAAGCACGCCAAACGCCTGGAAGAGGAAGGCCATCGCATCCTCAAGCTGAACATCGGCAACCCGGCACCCTTTGGTTTCGAAGCGCCGGATGAAATCCTCCAGGACGTGATCCGCAACCTGCCGACCGCCCAGGGTTATAGCGACTCCAAAGGCCTGTTCAGTGCGCGCAAGGCCGTCATGCAGTACTACCAGCAAAAGCAGGTGGAAGGCGTCGGCATCGAAGACATCTACCTGGGCAACGGCGTGTCCGAGCTGATCGTGATGTCGATGCAGGCCCTGCTCAACAATGGCGACGAAGTACTGGTGCCGGCCCCTGACTACCCGCTGTGGACCGCCGCGGTGAGCCTGTCGGGGGGCAACCCGGTGCATTACCTGTGCGACGAGCAGGCCAACTGGTGGCCGGACCTGGCCGACATCAAGGCCAAGATCACCCCGAATACCAAGGCGCTGGTGATCATCAACCCGAACAATCCGACGGGTGCGGTGTATTCGAAAGAAGTCCTGCTGGGCATGCTGGAACTGGCCCGCCAGCACAACCTGGTGGTGTTCTCCGACGAAATCTACGACAAGATCCTGTACGACGATGCCGTGCACATCTGCACCGCTTCGCTCGCGCCGGACCTGCTGTGCCTGACCTTCAACGGCCTGTCCAAGTCCTACCGCGTAGCCGGGTTCCGTTCCGGCTGGGTCGCCATTTCCGGCCCGAAACACCACGCCCATAGCTACATTGAAGGCATCGACATGCTGGCCAACATGCGCCTGTGCGCCAACGTGCCGAGCCAGCATGCGATCCAGACCGCCCTCGGCGGTTATCAGAGCATCAATGACCTGGTGTTGCCGCAAGGTCGCCTGCTGGAGCAGCGCAACCGTACCTGGGAATTGCTCAACGACATTCCGGGCGTGAGCTGCGTCAAGCCGATGGGCGCCCTGTATGCCTTCCCGCGCATCGATCCGAAAGTCTGCCCGATCCACAACGACGAAAAGTTCGTGCTCGACCTGCTGCTCTCCGAAAAGCTGCTGGTGGTGCAAGGCACGGCCTTCAACTGGCCATGGCCGGACCATTTCCGAGTCGTGACCCTGCCGCGGCTGGATGACCTGGACATGGCCATCGGACGTATCGGCAATTTCCTCAAGTCTTACCGCCAGTAA